The Parvibaculaceae bacterium PLY_AMNH_Bact1 genome window below encodes:
- the trpB gene encoding tryptophan synthase subunit beta (Derived by automated computational analysis using gene prediction method: Protein Homology. GO_function: GO:0004834 - tryptophan synthase activity [Evidence IEA]; GO_process: GO:0000162 - tryptophan biosynthetic process [Evidence IEA]) produces MPERQQELNSYRTGPDENGHFGIFGGRFVAETLMPLILDLEQNYKSAQQDPAFYAELDDLAKHYTGRPSPLYFAERLTEHCGGAKIYFKRDELNHTGSHKINNCLGQIQLARRMGKTRIIAETGAGQHGVATATVAARFGLPCVVYMGAKDIERQAPNVFRMKLLGAEVVPVTSGAGTLKDAMNEALRDWVTNVDETFYIIGTAAGPHPYPQLVRDFQSVIGRETKEQMQEREGRLPDSLVACIGGGSNAIGLFHPFLDDKTVNIIGVEAGGHGLETGEHSASLAGGTAGVLHGNRTYLLQDEDGQIEEGHSISAGLDYPGIGPEHAWLKETGRVQYVNATDKQALDAFQLCTKLEGIIPALEPSHALAHVLTIAPDLPSDHLLVMNMCGRGDKDVFSVAEHLGVKLT; encoded by the coding sequence GTGCCAGAACGCCAACAGGAACTTAACTCCTACAGAACCGGGCCGGATGAGAATGGCCATTTCGGTATTTTCGGCGGACGCTTTGTTGCCGAAACCTTGATGCCCCTCATCCTCGATCTGGAACAGAACTATAAGTCCGCTCAACAGGACCCTGCCTTCTATGCAGAGCTGGATGATTTGGCGAAGCATTATACGGGCCGCCCAAGCCCACTCTATTTCGCCGAGCGGCTCACCGAACATTGCGGTGGCGCGAAAATCTATTTCAAGCGCGACGAGCTGAACCACACTGGCAGCCACAAGATCAATAATTGCCTCGGGCAGATCCAATTGGCTCGCCGCATGGGCAAGACCCGCATCATCGCCGAAACAGGCGCAGGCCAACACGGCGTTGCCACGGCAACGGTTGCTGCCCGCTTTGGCCTGCCTTGCGTTGTCTATATGGGCGCGAAAGATATTGAACGGCAGGCACCAAACGTGTTCCGCATGAAACTTCTTGGTGCGGAAGTCGTCCCTGTAACATCCGGAGCTGGCACGCTTAAAGATGCCATGAACGAAGCGCTGCGGGACTGGGTCACCAATGTGGATGAGACCTTCTACATTATTGGTACCGCCGCAGGCCCTCACCCCTACCCGCAACTCGTGCGTGACTTTCAGTCTGTTATTGGTCGCGAGACAAAAGAGCAAATGCAGGAGCGCGAAGGGCGTTTGCCCGATAGTCTGGTTGCCTGCATTGGCGGGGGATCCAACGCGATCGGGCTTTTCCACCCGTTCCTTGATGACAAGACCGTCAACATTATCGGCGTTGAAGCAGGCGGTCATGGGCTCGAAACAGGCGAACATTCCGCGTCGCTCGCCGGCGGGACCGCTGGTGTCCTTCATGGCAACCGAACCTATCTGCTGCAGGATGAAGACGGCCAGATTGAAGAAGGTCATTCCATTTCTGCGGGTCTCGACTATCCGGGCATCGGACCGGAACATGCTTGGCTCAAAGAAACAGGGCGCGTTCAATATGTGAACGCCACAGACAAGCAAGCGCTGGATGCCTTTCAGCTCTGTACGAAACTTGAGGGCATCATTCCGGCACTCGAGCCCTCCCATGCACTCGCTCATGTACTGACGATTGCACCTGACCTGCCGAGCGATCATTTGCTGGTGATGAATATGTGTGGCCGGGGCGACAAGGATGTTTTCTCAGTCGCTGAACATCTTGGGGTGAAACTCACATGA
- the aroA gene encoding 3-phosphoshikimate 1-carboxyvinyltransferase (Derived by automated computational analysis using gene prediction method: Protein Homology. GO_function: GO:0003866 - 3-phosphoshikimate 1-carboxyvinyltransferase activity [Evidence IEA]; GO_process: GO:0009423 - chorismate biosynthetic process [Evidence IEA]) has translation MTLTASPSNSLTGHITVPGDKSISHRALILGALAVGKTHVTGLLEGEDVLATAEAMRALGATVTRTGEGSWEVTGVGVGGLSEPATALDFGNSGTGARLVMGLVAGHPITATFVGDASLSKRPMGRVITPLTEMGAEFHARDGGRMPLTVKGAAVALPITYPLPVASAQVKSAVLLAGLNAPGQTTVIEPHPTRDHTERMLRAFGAEVTVEPGPQEVTVIRVTGEGELTPSDVIVPADPSSAAFPIVAALTTPGSDVTVTGVMMNPHRIGLYTTLIEMGAKIDIQNEREESGEPVADLRVRTSTLKGIEVPLDRAPSMIDEYPVLSVAAAHAEGTTIMRGAAELRVKESDRVAATVAGLQANGVQVEEFEDGMAIIGANTSSGGKVAGGGTVLTHMDHRIAMSFLTLGFGAQKPVTIDEGEMIATSFPDYVALMRGLGATLSSEANS, from the coding sequence ATGACCCTAACCGCCTCCCCTTCCAACTCCCTCACCGGACATATTACCGTCCCAGGAGACAAGTCAATTTCCCATCGCGCGCTCATTTTGGGAGCGCTTGCGGTTGGGAAAACGCACGTTACCGGCCTTCTGGAAGGCGAGGACGTTCTGGCCACTGCCGAGGCCATGCGGGCGCTCGGCGCAACAGTTACTCGGACGGGTGAAGGTAGCTGGGAGGTAACCGGTGTCGGTGTCGGCGGGCTCTCTGAACCAGCAACGGCGCTTGATTTCGGCAATTCCGGCACGGGGGCACGCCTCGTGATGGGGCTTGTGGCGGGGCACCCGATCACGGCAACCTTTGTAGGTGACGCTTCGCTTTCCAAGCGACCGATGGGCCGGGTCATCACGCCACTTACTGAGATGGGCGCTGAATTTCATGCGCGTGACGGCGGACGCATGCCGCTTACTGTAAAGGGTGCCGCAGTCGCCCTTCCCATTACCTACCCATTGCCGGTCGCCTCAGCTCAGGTGAAATCTGCCGTGCTTTTGGCTGGCCTCAATGCGCCTGGCCAGACGACTGTTATTGAGCCCCACCCGACGCGCGACCATACGGAACGGATGCTCAGAGCGTTTGGTGCCGAAGTCACCGTCGAACCAGGTCCCCAGGAAGTGACGGTCATCCGCGTCACGGGCGAGGGTGAGCTCACACCGTCTGATGTCATTGTCCCCGCTGACCCGTCGTCTGCAGCGTTTCCTATTGTTGCCGCCCTCACCACACCGGGCTCTGATGTGACAGTCACTGGCGTGATGATGAACCCCCATCGCATCGGGCTTTACACAACGCTCATCGAGATGGGTGCGAAGATCGACATTCAAAATGAACGCGAAGAGAGCGGAGAGCCGGTCGCGGACCTGCGCGTTCGCACCAGCACCCTTAAAGGTATTGAAGTGCCTCTCGACCGCGCGCCCTCCATGATTGATGAGTATCCCGTGCTCTCGGTTGCCGCGGCACACGCAGAAGGCACCACCATTATGCGCGGCGCGGCAGAACTCCGGGTGAAAGAGAGCGACCGGGTTGCCGCGACAGTCGCAGGTCTTCAGGCTAACGGTGTCCAAGTCGAAGAATTCGAGGATGGCATGGCCATTATCGGGGCCAACACAAGTTCTGGGGGCAAGGTCGCAGGTGGTGGAACAGTGCTCACCCATATGGACCACCGGATTGCCATGTCGTTCCTGACATTGGGTTTTGGCGCGCAGAAGCCGGTCACCATCGATGAAGGCGAGATGATCGCCACGAGCTTTCCAGACTACGTCGCACTCATGCGGGGCCTCGGCGCAACGCTCTCATCTGAGGCCAACTCATGA
- the sppA gene encoding signal peptide peptidase SppA (Derived by automated computational analysis using gene prediction method: Protein Homology. GO_function: GO:0004252 - serine-type endopeptidase activity [Evidence IEA]; GO_process: GO:0006465 - signal peptide processing [Evidence IEA]): protein MSLDIETIIDRRRLKRRLSLWRIAALVALGLAIIAFLPSSGLSPVGDHVARVTVSGIIIDDRAQQQLIRDIGEDDNVKALMLYIDSPGGTTTGSEALFETVREVSETKPVVAVLGTVAASGGYIAALSADHIVSRGNTITGSIGVFFQLTQLTGLMETIGVDVDYVRSGALKAQPNPYQDPPKEAIASTQAMVDASYDWFLDLVVNRRGLEEETARTLSDGRIYTGFQALENGLVDAIGGEEVARNWLFDEHNVDQELPTEEWVIYEETGLGLISSDATANFIVSVLSSVGEKTIAAKGLTLDGLVSVWQPDRR from the coding sequence ATGTCACTCGACATCGAAACCATTATTGACAGGCGGCGCCTCAAGCGCCGCCTTTCTCTTTGGCGCATTGCCGCGCTCGTCGCCCTTGGCCTCGCGATCATTGCTTTTCTGCCAAGCTCGGGGCTCAGCCCCGTTGGTGATCATGTTGCCCGCGTTACGGTCAGTGGCATCATCATTGATGATCGCGCACAGCAACAACTCATTCGCGACATTGGCGAAGATGACAATGTCAAAGCATTGATGCTTTACATCGATAGCCCTGGCGGCACGACGACCGGCTCAGAGGCCCTCTTTGAGACCGTGCGTGAAGTGTCCGAAACCAAGCCTGTTGTCGCGGTCCTTGGCACGGTCGCTGCCTCAGGTGGCTATATCGCAGCTCTCAGCGCAGATCACATTGTCTCTCGCGGCAATACGATTACCGGCTCCATCGGCGTCTTCTTCCAACTGACCCAGCTCACCGGTCTCATGGAGACCATCGGCGTGGATGTGGACTATGTGCGCTCAGGCGCCCTGAAAGCGCAGCCGAACCCTTATCAAGACCCGCCGAAAGAGGCGATTGCATCAACCCAGGCGATGGTTGATGCCTCCTATGACTGGTTTCTGGACCTTGTAGTCAACCGTCGCGGGCTTGAGGAAGAAACCGCCCGCACATTGAGCGATGGCCGCATCTATACGGGCTTTCAGGCGTTAGAGAACGGACTTGTGGACGCCATTGGCGGTGAAGAGGTAGCTCGCAACTGGCTTTTTGACGAACATAACGTGGATCAGGAACTGCCAACCGAAGAATGGGTGATTTACGAGGAGACAGGCCTTGGACTTATTTCAAGCGACGCCACGGCCAATTTCATCGTCTCGGTTCTCTCGTCTGTAGGCGAAAAAACTATTGCAGCAAAGGGACTTACGCTTGACGGACTGGTCAGCGTTTGGCAACCTGACCGCCGTTAA
- the pyrF gene encoding orotidine-5'-phosphate decarboxylase (Derived by automated computational analysis using gene prediction method: Protein Homology. GO_function: GO:0004590 - orotidine-5'-phosphate decarboxylase activity [Evidence IEA]; GO_process: GO:0006207 - 'de novo' pyrimidine nucleobase biosynthetic process [Evidence IEA]; GO_process: GO:0044205 - 'de novo' UMP biosynthetic process [Evidence IEA]), translating to MSKTSFKNPIFSGLDTNDRAEAEALARQLAPEIGGLKIGLEFFYAFGQEGYQAIAETGIPIFLDLKLHDIPNTVAGGIRSACQLNPAIINVHASGGVTMMQAAAEAAKETEGTRPWVIGVTVLTSLDDADLHAMGVSGTAQDQVLRLANNAQEAGLDGVVCSPMEIEALRAACGPDFKLIVPGIRPAGADIGDQKRIMTPQDALARGADILVISRPIIKADNPAAAARAIAEDLAQAA from the coding sequence ATGAGCAAAACATCCTTCAAAAACCCTATCTTTTCTGGTCTCGATACGAATGACCGGGCAGAGGCGGAAGCGCTTGCGCGCCAGCTTGCTCCTGAGATCGGGGGCCTGAAGATCGGGCTCGAATTCTTTTATGCCTTCGGTCAGGAAGGCTACCAGGCGATCGCGGAGACCGGCATCCCGATCTTTCTCGACCTTAAGCTGCACGACATTCCCAACACTGTTGCTGGCGGCATTCGGTCTGCCTGCCAGCTCAATCCCGCGATCATCAATGTGCATGCCAGCGGCGGTGTGACCATGATGCAGGCCGCCGCAGAAGCCGCCAAAGAGACAGAAGGGACACGTCCGTGGGTGATCGGCGTTACCGTGCTCACGAGCCTTGATGATGCGGACCTGCACGCCATGGGTGTCTCTGGCACCGCTCAGGACCAGGTGCTGCGTCTGGCCAACAACGCCCAGGAAGCAGGTCTCGACGGGGTGGTCTGTAGCCCCATGGAAATCGAAGCGCTGCGTGCTGCCTGCGGTCCCGACTTTAAACTTATCGTACCCGGCATACGCCCTGCGGGGGCCGATATTGGCGACCAGAAGCGCATTATGACGCCGCAAGATGCGCTCGCACGGGGTGCCGACATTCTCGTGATCAGCCGTCCCATTATCAAAGCCGACAATCCCGCTGCCGCCGCCCGGGCGATTGCAGAGGATCTGGCTCAGGCTGCCTGA
- a CDS encoding lipopolysaccharide assembly protein LapA domain-containing protein (Derived by automated computational analysis using gene prediction method: Protein Homology. GO_component: GO:0005886 - plasma membrane [Evidence IEA]), with amino-acid sequence MRILRWLLLIPIAGISLYLALANRHDVLFSLDPFTPETPALALQLPLVLVIFLSVLVGLLLGGASAWARQGKWRKEARQGRRDVKRLSDEIVESSENLPVPSDVRDRAN; translated from the coding sequence ATGCGCATCCTTCGTTGGCTGCTTCTCATTCCGATCGCAGGAATTTCGCTCTATCTGGCGCTCGCCAACCGGCACGATGTGCTTTTCAGCCTCGACCCGTTTACACCGGAAACGCCCGCGCTGGCGCTTCAGCTCCCCCTAGTATTGGTAATCTTTCTGAGTGTTCTGGTCGGATTGCTTCTAGGCGGAGCGTCTGCCTGGGCAAGGCAGGGCAAATGGCGCAAAGAAGCCCGCCAGGGGCGCCGCGACGTCAAACGACTGTCCGACGAAATCGTTGAATCGTCCGAAAACCTGCCGGTTCCTTCAGATGTCAGGGATCGGGCGAACTGA
- the ihfB gene encoding integration host factor subunit beta (Derived by automated computational analysis using gene prediction method: Protein Homology. GO_function: GO:0003677 - DNA binding [Evidence IEA]; GO_process: GO:0006310 - DNA recombination [Evidence IEA]; GO_process: GO:0006355 - regulation of DNA-templated transcription [Evidence IEA]; GO_process: GO:0006417 - regulation of translation [Evidence IEA]; GO_process: GO:0075713 - establishment of integrated proviral latency [Evidence IEA]): MIKSELVAKLAQANPHLYQRDVERIVSTIFDEIGEALARGDRVELRGFGAFSVKSRPARVGRNPRTGQPVEVAEKFVPFFKTGKELRDRLNSNETEAPAVPVPSEPVSSSD; the protein is encoded by the coding sequence ATGATCAAATCCGAACTTGTCGCCAAGCTCGCCCAAGCTAATCCGCATCTCTACCAACGCGACGTTGAACGGATTGTCTCCACCATTTTCGACGAGATCGGGGAAGCGCTTGCGCGCGGCGACCGGGTTGAATTGCGGGGGTTTGGCGCATTCTCCGTAAAAAGCCGACCAGCGCGGGTCGGTAGAAACCCGCGAACAGGTCAACCGGTGGAAGTCGCAGAGAAATTTGTGCCGTTCTTTAAGACCGGCAAGGAATTGCGAGACCGGCTGAACAGCAACGAGACAGAAGCGCCCGCGGTTCCTGTCCCAAGCGAACCTGTTTCAAGCTCAGACTAG
- the cmk gene encoding (d)CMP kinase (Derived by automated computational analysis using gene prediction method: Protein Homology. GO_function: GO:0004127 - cytidylate kinase activity [Evidence IEA]; GO_process: GO:0015949 - nucleobase-containing small molecule interconversion [Evidence IEA]) has product MIIAVDGPAAAGKGTLARALAEHFGYAYLDTGSLYRGVAHAVLLSGSAPGDEAAGVQAAETLDPAKIDPVAIRTPEVSEAASVVAAMPPVRAAILAFQRRFAQNPPNGEPGAILDGRDIGTVVCPDADVKLYVTASAEIRAHRRWLELKGSGSDLSEAQVLADVKERDARDTDRASSPMRPAEDAHLLDTSNLSIEAAFGAAVALIEQSRG; this is encoded by the coding sequence ATGATCATCGCGGTCGACGGCCCCGCCGCCGCGGGCAAAGGCACTCTCGCGCGTGCGTTGGCGGAGCATTTCGGCTACGCCTATCTCGATACAGGCTCTTTATATAGGGGAGTGGCTCATGCAGTCCTCCTGAGTGGCTCAGCCCCTGGAGACGAGGCGGCTGGAGTTCAAGCAGCCGAGACCCTTGATCCGGCCAAGATCGACCCTGTGGCCATCAGAACACCGGAAGTGAGCGAAGCAGCTTCCGTGGTCGCTGCCATGCCACCGGTCCGGGCGGCAATTCTCGCTTTTCAGCGCCGTTTTGCCCAAAATCCGCCAAATGGAGAGCCTGGCGCCATTTTGGACGGTCGGGACATTGGAACGGTGGTCTGCCCAGACGCTGATGTGAAGCTTTATGTCACTGCAAGCGCAGAAATCCGGGCCCATCGGCGCTGGCTCGAACTCAAGGGGTCGGGGTCCGACCTCTCTGAGGCACAAGTTCTAGCGGATGTGAAGGAAAGAGACGCCCGGGACACGGATCGGGCAAGCTCGCCCATGCGACCCGCGGAAGACGCACACTTGCTCGACACCTCCAATTTGTCTATAGAAGCGGCGTTCGGCGCTGCCGTCGCACTTATCGAGCAGTCAAGGGGTTAG
- the rpsA gene encoding 30S ribosomal protein S1 (Derived by automated computational analysis using gene prediction method: Protein Homology. GO_component: GO:0005840 - ribosome [Evidence IEA]; GO_function: GO:0003723 - RNA binding [Evidence IEA]; GO_function: GO:0003735 - structural constituent of ribosome [Evidence IEA]; GO_process: GO:0006412 - translation [Evidence IEA]), with amino-acid sequence MVDTLNPTRDEFAALLEESFSANEGAEGSVVKGKVVAIENDLAIVDVGLKTEGRIPLKEFATPGKPAEMAVGDEVEVFLDRIENAMGEAVLSREKAKREESWVRLETAFEANERVEGHIFGRVKGGFTVDLDGAVAFLPGSQVDIRPVRDVTPLLNIPQPFQILKMDKRRGNIVVSRRAVLEETRAEQRLELIETLKEGDVRDGVVKNITDYGAFVDLGGVDGLLHVTDIAWRRVNHPSEVLTIGETVKVQVIKVNPETQRISLGMKQLEADPWEGVEAKYPLDSRFKGRVTNITDYGAFVELEPGVEGLVHVSEMSWTKKNVHPGKIVSTSQEVEVQVLEVDPVKRRISLGLKQCMDNPWAAFEDRFPQGTKVEGEIKNITEFGLFVGLDEDVDGMVHLSDLDWNRSGEEALQDYQKGQVVNAVVLDVDTEKERISLGIKQLDGDPFESVGGLTKGATITCTVTAIQDSGIEVSVGEEDFTAFIRRADLSRDRSEQRPERYAVGDKIDARLTNIDRASRRLSLSIKSLEIAEEKEAVAQYGSSDSGASLGDILGAALKGADGNDEGDK; translated from the coding sequence TTGGTCGACACACTTAACCCTACGCGCGACGAATTCGCCGCGCTTCTTGAAGAGAGCTTCTCGGCGAATGAAGGTGCCGAAGGTTCCGTCGTCAAAGGCAAAGTCGTTGCCATCGAAAACGATCTCGCCATTGTCGATGTTGGTCTGAAAACTGAAGGCCGCATTCCTCTCAAAGAATTTGCAACACCGGGCAAGCCAGCCGAAATGGCCGTTGGCGACGAAGTTGAGGTTTTCCTCGACCGGATCGAAAACGCGATGGGCGAAGCTGTTCTCAGCCGTGAAAAAGCAAAACGCGAAGAAAGCTGGGTTCGTCTTGAAACAGCCTTCGAAGCGAATGAACGCGTTGAAGGTCACATCTTCGGTCGTGTCAAAGGCGGCTTCACGGTTGACCTTGATGGCGCCGTGGCCTTCCTGCCAGGTAGCCAGGTAGACATTCGCCCTGTACGCGATGTCACACCGCTTCTCAACATTCCACAGCCATTCCAGATCCTGAAAATGGACAAGCGTCGCGGCAACATTGTTGTGTCTCGCCGGGCGGTTTTGGAAGAAACACGTGCCGAACAGCGCCTTGAGCTTATCGAAACGCTCAAAGAAGGCGACGTACGCGATGGCGTGGTCAAGAACATCACCGATTATGGTGCGTTCGTCGATCTCGGCGGTGTGGACGGTCTGTTGCATGTCACTGACATTGCGTGGCGCCGTGTAAACCACCCAAGTGAAGTGCTTACCATCGGTGAGACCGTGAAGGTTCAGGTCATCAAGGTGAACCCTGAAACACAGCGCATCTCGCTTGGCATGAAACAACTTGAAGCTGATCCATGGGAAGGCGTCGAAGCCAAATACCCACTGGATTCCCGCTTCAAAGGCCGCGTGACAAACATTACGGATTACGGTGCATTTGTAGAACTGGAACCAGGCGTCGAAGGCCTTGTCCACGTTTCCGAAATGAGCTGGACCAAGAAGAACGTCCATCCAGGTAAGATCGTTTCTACCTCTCAGGAAGTAGAAGTGCAGGTACTGGAAGTTGATCCTGTGAAGCGTCGCATTTCGCTTGGCCTCAAGCAGTGCATGGACAATCCATGGGCCGCATTCGAAGATCGTTTCCCACAAGGAACGAAGGTCGAAGGCGAGATCAAGAACATCACCGAATTCGGTCTGTTTGTTGGTCTCGACGAAGATGTGGACGGCATGGTTCACCTTTCCGACTTGGACTGGAACCGGTCGGGCGAAGAAGCCCTTCAGGACTACCAGAAGGGTCAGGTGGTCAACGCAGTTGTCCTCGACGTGGATACGGAAAAAGAACGCATCTCCCTTGGCATCAAGCAGCTTGATGGCGATCCGTTCGAAAGCGTTGGTGGCCTTACCAAAGGTGCAACCATCACATGTACCGTTACAGCCATCCAGGACTCCGGCATCGAAGTCAGTGTCGGCGAAGAAGACTTCACAGCCTTCATCCGCCGGGCAGACCTTAGCCGTGATCGTTCCGAACAGCGTCCAGAGCGGTATGCTGTCGGTGACAAGATTGATGCGCGTCTGACGAATATTGACCGTGCGTCACGTCGTCTGTCGCTCTCGATCAAATCGCTGGAAATCGCGGAAGAAAAAGAAGCCGTTGCACAATATGGCTCTTCCGACAGCGGTGCGTCACTTGGCGACATCCTGGGCGCAGCGCTCAAGGGTGCTGACGGAAACGACGAAGGCGACAAGTAA
- a CDS encoding phosphoribosylanthranilate isomerase (Derived by automated computational analysis using gene prediction method: Protein Homology. GO_function: GO:0004640 - phosphoribosylanthranilate isomerase activity [Evidence IEA]; GO_process: GO:0000162 - tryptophan biosynthetic process [Evidence IEA]), with protein sequence MPGSVAVKICGLSTPEMVRVAVEAGATHIGFMFYERSPRNVTVAEAAKLRSLVPDSVQAVAIMVNPDDALVDDVAQTVKPDLLQLHGSETRERVAEISNRAGLPVMKVISVADAADVAAADIYKKVADLLLFDAKPPKSMANALPGGNAVSFDWSLIADADPKLPWMLSGGLTPDNVAEAIAQTGARMVDVSSGVEDAPGQKNEALIRAFVKAAQSA encoded by the coding sequence ATGCCAGGTTCCGTCGCCGTCAAAATCTGCGGGCTTTCGACGCCGGAGATGGTTCGCGTCGCTGTCGAGGCGGGCGCCACGCATATTGGCTTCATGTTCTATGAGCGCAGCCCCCGGAACGTCACGGTCGCAGAGGCCGCCAAATTGCGTTCACTGGTGCCTGATAGTGTTCAGGCGGTCGCCATTATGGTGAACCCCGACGATGCGCTCGTAGATGACGTCGCTCAGACCGTGAAACCAGACCTTTTGCAGCTGCACGGGAGCGAAACACGTGAACGGGTTGCGGAGATAAGCAACCGGGCTGGGCTGCCGGTTATGAAGGTCATTTCCGTCGCCGACGCCGCTGACGTTGCGGCAGCCGATATTTACAAAAAAGTGGCAGATTTGTTGCTGTTTGATGCCAAACCACCTAAATCTATGGCAAATGCGCTGCCCGGTGGTAACGCGGTCTCTTTCGACTGGTCGTTGATTGCGGACGCTGACCCAAAGCTGCCCTGGATGCTGTCCGGCGGGCTCACACCTGACAATGTGGCCGAGGCTATTGCCCAGACAGGCGCGCGCATGGTGGATGTATCGTCCGGCGTCGAAGACGCACCGGGCCAAAAGAATGAAGCGCTGATCCGCGCATTTGTGAAAGCAGCGCAGAGTGCCTGA
- a CDS encoding YtoQ family protein (Derived by automated computational analysis using gene prediction method: Protein Homology.): MTTIRTWTVYLSGEIHTDWREQIAKGVQDLGLPVSLVAPVTDHASSDDCGVTILGEEDQGFWKDNKGAKVNAIRTRALIEDADIVVVRFGDKYKQWNAAFDAGYAAALGKSIITLHDPSLTHPLKEVDGAALAVAEEPSQVVQVLDYVINGRLPTTQRAQAAE; the protein is encoded by the coding sequence ATGACCACGATACGAACCTGGACAGTTTACCTCTCCGGCGAAATCCACACAGATTGGCGCGAACAGATTGCCAAAGGCGTGCAAGACCTCGGCCTCCCGGTGAGCCTTGTCGCCCCGGTCACAGATCACGCATCAAGCGATGATTGTGGCGTCACGATTTTGGGTGAAGAAGACCAAGGCTTCTGGAAGGACAATAAGGGCGCGAAAGTGAACGCGATTCGTACGCGGGCGCTCATCGAAGATGCAGACATTGTGGTTGTGCGCTTTGGCGACAAATATAAGCAGTGGAATGCCGCGTTTGATGCTGGTTATGCCGCGGCGCTTGGTAAGTCCATCATCACCCTACACGACCCAAGCCTGACGCACCCGCTGAAGGAAGTAGATGGCGCCGCTTTGGCTGTGGCTGAGGAGCCGTCTCAGGTGGTTCAGGTCCTCGACTATGTCATCAATGGACGGTTGCCGACCACGCAGCGCGCTCAGGCAGCTGAGTAG